The sequence below is a genomic window from Cobetia sp. cqz5-12.
AGGCATTGACTATCAATGAGTTGGCGTAAACAAACCTCATGATCATCACTGGTAATACCAGATGATCTCAAGTAGCAGAAACAAATGGACTCTCTTACCTTGAGCTAGCGTCAGGTGCGACAGAACAACGCACCCATCCAACAACAACGACTTATAAACGACGTTCGCCACGCAACATAGGGAGTGTGCTGCACATGAATCAGTCGCTATTGGCATTGTTGGCCTTTGTGCCATTGCTGCTCGCCGGAGTGCTGTTGATCGGCTTTCGTATGGCCGCCCGCCTCGCCATGCCCATCGTCTTCGTGGTCACGGCGCTGATCGCCCTGCTGGCTTGGGACATGACCTTCACTCGTGTCCTGGCCTCGTCACTCCAGGGGCTGATACTGACGGTCGCGATCCTGTGGATCATCTTCGGCGCCCTGCTGCTGCTCAATACCCTCAAACATTCCGGCGGCATTGCCGCGATACGCAACGGCTTCTCCGGCATCAGTCCAGACCGCCGTGTGCAGGCCATCATCGTCGCCTGGCTGTTCGGTTGCTTCATCGAAGGTGCCTCAGGCTTCGGCACACCCGCTGCCGTCGCAGCCCCCTTGATGGTGGCGCTGGGCTTCCCGGCCCTGGCTGCAGTCGTGGTGGGCATGATGGTGCAGTCGACACCTGTCTCCTTCGGTGCCGTCGGCACGCCCATCGTGGTCGGGGTCTCCGGTGGCCTCGACAAGGCCGGTGTCAGCGAGACTCTGGCCGCGAACGGCTCCAACTGGGACAGCTACTTCCAGTTGATCACCTCTGAAGTCGCCATCACCCACGGCATCATCGGGATCTGCATGCCGTTGATCATGGTCGCGGTGATGGTGCGCTTCTTCGGCGCCAATCGCTCCTGGCGTGAAGGGTTGGAGGTCGCACCCTTCGCCTTGTTCGCCGGGGTCTGCTTCGTGGTGCCTTATGTATTGGCGGGCCTGTTGCTGGGACCGGAATTCCCCTCGATGATCGGCGCCATGGTCGGGCTCGCCATCGTGGTACCGGCGGCGCGCAAGGGCTTCCTGCTGCCCAGCCGGACCTGGGACTTCCCGCACGCTGACAGCTGGCCCGCGGAGTGGATCGGCAAGCTGGACATGACACTTGAGCCCGTCGAGGGTCGCAAGCCGCTGTCGGTCGGCATGGGGTGGCTGCCGTATGTGCTGCTCGCGGTACTGCTGGTGATGTCACGCGTCATTACGCCGATCAAGGACACGCTGACTTCGTGGAGCTTCGGCTGGAGCAGCATTCTCGGAGAGGGCGACATCTCCGGCAGTCTGCAGCCACTGTACCTGCCCGGCGGCATTCTGGTGGTCGTGGTACTGCTGACCATCGTGCTGCACCGCATGCGCATGCGTGATGTCAGTGCTGCCGTCAGCGAATCCAGCCGCACCATCCTCGGCGCAGGCTTCGTGCTGCTGTTCACGATTCCGATGGTGCGCATCCTGATCAATTCCGGCGTCAACGAGGCGGATCTGGTGTCGATGCCGGTGGCGATGGCGCAGTTCATCGCCGATGGCGTGGGCGATATCTACCCGCTGTTCGCGCCGAGTGTCGGTGCCCTCGGGGCCTTCATCGCCGGCTCCAACACCGTCTCCAATCTGATGCTGGCTGATTTCCAGTTCAACGTCGCCCAGGCCCTGGGCATCTCCAGCGCCATGATGGTCGCCCTCCAGGCAGTCGGCGCGGCTGCTGGCAACATGATCGCCATCCACAACGTGGTGGCCGCCTCGGCCACCGTCGGCCTCCTGGGGCGCGAAGGCGTCACGCTACGCAAGACGATCCTGCCGACGCTCTACTACGTGATCTTCGCTGGCATCATCGGCATGATCGCCTTCCATGGCCTGGGGGTGGTCGATGGTTTGATGCGCTGACAGAGCGCCACGTATCACTGTGACAAACGACAGCAGGCCCGCATTGTGTGCGGGCCTGCTGTCGTAGGGAGATCATCAACATAATATTGAATGTGTTTACTCCAGGGGCCTGTTTATCAACAAGGCACGGCGTAATAAATTGCCCCATATCACCGAAACGGCAGCCTTCATGCCGCAAGTTTCTGGAGCAGACACCCCATGACTCACTCTGTATTGCACCCCACCCGATTACAGCAGACCCGCTTGCAGCAAGCCCGCGAGCTCGAACTGCCTTCCCGCGAAGCCATGCTGCGGCGCGCCCCCTCCGTCCAACAATTCTGGGACAGCCACCGTCAACTGCTGAGTGACGCCTGGCGTGAATGGGAAGCCGTCGAGCCAGACGACCTCGCCATCCTCGACAGTGGATTGATCGACAAGGCGCTGCGCACTGCCGTCAAGCAGGCGTGGGAGAATCCCGAGCGCGAGACGGACGTCAAGGCGCTGATGACAGAAGTCGCCACCGACGTCTATCAGTTCCAGCTCTTCGATGTCGAGCGCATCGTTGATTTGCGCAACCTGCTGGAAAAGGCATGGGATGCCGGTATTCCGCTGCGCCCGCCCTACGGCATCGTGCTGAATCGACGCGGCGCCATGCTCGACCGTCGCTCCGAGGGCTATCTGGCGGCACCGAGCTTCCAGGCGTTCTATCAGCAGCTGCTGGATACCTACATGCGCCCGATCTCGCGGCTGCTGTTCCCGGAAATCATGGGCTACGATAGCCAGTCCTTCGGCTTCTCGATCCACTATCAGCCCACCACGGACGCCTCGATTCGGCCGCATACCGATGCCTCGTCCGTGACCCTCAACATCAACATGAACCTGCCCGACGAGACCTTCGAGGGCTCCGAACTGGACGTTCTGGAAGCCGCCAGCGGAGACGCAGTTCGCTTCTCGTTCACGCCCGGCTCGGCCATGCTGCATCGGGGCAATGTGCCGCATGCCGCGCAGCCGATCACCAGCGGCCAGCGCTCCAACCTGGTGCTGTGGCTGTATGGTGAGCGAGGCCAGATACCGCCACAGGGCGCCCAGCGTCGGCCGATACCTGCCAGGGAGCGCTGGGTCTCCACAGGCGCCGAACAGGATGATTACGCACCGTTCTGATGGCTATCGCTAGTAAGAAAAAACGACAAAGGGGGCCTGGTTCAGGCCCCCTTTGTCGTTGTCATGCGATCGATAACACCGCTCAATCATCCGTTCATGACCATCGGATCGTGGCCTCGCCTGCCATGACGGGAAAGCCGAGCAGGTCACGAAGGGTCGCGGCATCCGGCGAGAGCGTCAGCCAGCTCACGGCGGCGATATTGAGCAGTACCGCACACCAAAACACGAGCCGGTAGCTTGTCTTGCGCGTCTTGTGGCGCAGGCTTTGCTGGGCGATCAGCGCGCCCGGCCATCCACACAGCAGCTCCATGAAGTGCAAGGTATCCTCGCGGACTCTCTGTTCACTCTCAGTAGCGGCCAATTTATCTACCCGATACGCCATGTACGCCACCAGGCTCATGCCCAGATACGCTGCAGGCAACATCCATGGCAGACGCTCCTGCCACCAGCCCGCTCCGAGTACCACCATCACGGCCAACGCCACCAACCATGCAAGCCACACCCCGGTAGAGGTGGTGGAAGCTCCGGCCCCATGGGTGCGAAAGCGGATGGCACGTGGGCGATTGTTGTCATCCATACCCAACTGATAGTGCACCTGCGCGCTGGCCTTGGGTCGCCCGCGCCCCTGGTAGGCGCTGATGTGGGCAAAGACATCCTTGCCACCCGACGCCGGGGTAATGAAGCCGAAGCCCTTGTCATCGTTCCAGCGCGTCAATCGTCCTTGAAGGTTCATCGTCTCATCTCTTCCTGCTCCGGCCCCTAGCCGATGAAGGTACCCGTGGCATTGCCGCTGCCCTTGCCACCGGCACCACCGTCACCGCCACCATCACCGTTTTCGTCATCATCTCCGTCATGCCTGCCATCCTTGCGCTCATGCTCGGTTTCCCGCCCGTCACGCTGACCGCCCACAGGATCCTGATCCTGTGAGTGAGCGCCTTGTTCATGATCACGGATATCGGCAGCAGAGGCTTTCTGCGAGTTGGCATGTACGGCCAGTGCATCATCGGGATTGCGCGCCGAGACCTGTGCCTGCTCTTGATAGCCCTGGGTTTCCAGCAGGCTCGCGTACCACTGGTTGCCCTTGAGGCTGATGGTCAGGTTCAAGCCCAGGAACAGGACGTTGGAAATCAGCTGCCCTTCCATCGTCGCGGGAATGAAGACCGAGCTGAGGACGATGAAGCCGAACAGGCTGCCCGCCAGCAACCACATGCGCTTGTAGAGCGCCCAGAACATGCCGAAGAAGAACGCCGGCCAGGACCAGCCGATCTTGACGGCACGTGTGCCGTGCTGGGGATGGGTCAGAATACGAAATGAAGCCATCGAAGAGATCCTTGTCTATGACGCCGAGCCAGTCGTGAGCCGCCAGGGGCGCGGAACAAATGACATGCATCGTCCACTATACCGCTGCCCACTTGTCAGGACCATGAACCTCGCTGGCGCTATCTCACTGATTCTTCTCAAGCTTGTCAGCCGCTCGAGTGATCGAGCCATTTACGCCTGACGACACAGCTCACAGCGTCTGGATGACCAGAGGCGCCTCTCCCGCCGGATAGGCACAGCACATCAGCACCTGTCCCTGAGCCACGGCGGCCTGTGGCGGCTCGGGATACTGCACCTGCCCCTCGACGAGTCGCAGGGCACAGCTACCACAGCGCCCGGAACGGCAACTGGACAGGGCATTCACGCCTGACTGCTCGGCCAGCTCCAGCAGGTTGCCCTGTTCGGGCGTCCACTGTCGTGTAATGCCCGCATCGCTGGAGGACGGCTGGCCAGGTGCCCCACGCGGCGTGAAGGTGACTTGGGTACGCTCCGGCAAGCGCGCCTGAAAATCTGCTGATTGCGCAACCGCGAGGGTGTTTCCCTCCTCAAGCGAGCCAAGGCCAAAGAATTCGTGATGCAGTCGCTCTCGCGGCAAGCCCAGCGCCATCAGGGCGGCGTATTGGGCGCGCATGAAGCCCTCGGAGCCACACAGATAGACATGGCTCAAGGCAAGGCCCGACAGATTACCCGCCAGACTCGCTAGCTCCAGCCTACCCACTGACTGATGCCGACCGGCCACGAGATCCGCCTTGCTCGGGCGTGACAGGGCGATATGTACCCGCAACCACGCATGCACGTGCGACCAGCGCTCCAGCGTGTCGAGAAACGCCAGCTCACGCCCATTGCGCGCGGCGTGTACGAAGGCTACCTCGCCGAGCGGAGGATGCCCCGCGTCTGCCTGCTGAATCAGGGCATCCAACATGGCGATCATCGGCGTGATACCGACACCGGATGACAACAGCACGATGGGCGCGGGGGAGTCCTGCAACATGAAATCCCCCGCCGGTGGTGTCGCTTCCAGCACATCGCCCACCGCGAATTCATCATGTAACAGTCTCGAGGCGAGCCCCTTGGGATCGCGACGTACCGAGATGCGGTAGGCATTCTGCCCCGCCCGCCAGGCCTGCGAGAGACTGTAGCTGCGCATCACCGCAATCTCACCTGACGACAGGGAATGCTGTGGTGTGGAGGCCAGACGCAGGGTCAGAAACTGGCCGGCTTGATAGGCCGCGATTTCCGCCGATTCGCGAACCTGCCCCGCTTGCGGCCATGGCGTCAGATAAAAGGAGGTGATCGTGTCGCTTTCGCGCACCTTGTCGATGACGCGCAGACGTCTCAGCGTCGATGGCTCATCGCGCGTTGCCGGCCAGTCACCGGTGAGCGCAAGCGATGGCGAGCGTTCGATCAGTCGCCCCTGGGCCGGCAAGGCATTCTCGACATGCAGAACCTGCTCCGGCAGCACATCCACGATGCGCTCGGCGCCCTCGACCAGTGCTGCCCGCTGGGGATTCCAGTCGACCCGAGCATGCCCCTTGAGCAACAACACCTCGCCCGTGAGAAAGTCAGGAATCAACAGGCTGACACGAGAATCCAGCTCGATATTGCCCAGAGTATTGAAGAAGCGATTGCCAGCAAAATCGGGAAACGACAGGCTGCCATCGGCATTCATGTACAGAAAGCCTGGCCTGCCGCCACGATGCGAGACATCCACGCCGTTGGGCGCAGCGTCATCCAGCTCACCTGCGCGAGTCGCGATGAAGAAGGTGTCTGCCTGGGCCAGCAAGGCACGCGACACCTCATCGTTCAGTGCCACCTCACGGCTGGCGATCGATTTGGTCTGCTCGGAAGCCCAGTCGATCTCACGTTGCTGGATGTATTGCGGACAATTGCCGAAGCTCTGATCGACCCCGATCCGCAGCCCAACGGGTGCAATGTCTGCCACCGCGTCAGGGAAAAGCAAGGTGCCATTCAGACGATTGCGCCGCCGAGTGGCGAGGTCCAGTCCCAGCACGCCGACCTTGGTGCCGGGAGTAAAATCCAGTCCCAGCAATTCCGCCAGCGCGGGTCGTGCATGCACCTGCAGCTCACAGGGCGTGGCATCGCAGAGCTGCCCGGGCGGCGCAAAGCTCACCACCGCCCACGGCCAACCGTCGCTGTCAAGCACGCCCATGAACAGCACCGGCAGGCTCGCGAAGAACGCGACATGCTGTTCAGGCAGCCGGTCGCGCACATAGGGAGCGACCTGCTCGAGATAATGCTCTGGCACGCCAGCGCGCGCCTGGACACGTCGCTCACCTGCATGAAACACCTGCCGCTGCTCTTTCATGGGCAAACCCTCAGGATGACAGGGAGGCTCAGGCCAGTACCGGGCTCGTCGCCATGCCTACGAACCCCGGCTCGGCTTCGATACGCGCAAGCCAACCGCCAATGGTGGGATAAGAACTCAGGCTGACACCACCTTCCGGGGCATGGGCGATGTAGCTGTAAGCCGCGATGTCGGCCAAGGTGAGGCGCTCCCCCACCAGGTAGTGACGCTGTTCCAGATGGGACTCCATGACGGCAAACAGGGCATGGGCGCGAGCGATGGCCTGCTCGTGGTCAAAGGGAGCACCGAACACGGTGACCAGACGTGCGGTGCAGGGGCCAGCGGCAATCTCTCCGGCCGCCACCGAGAGCCAGCGCTGCACTTCGGCCGCCGCCAGCGCATCGCTGGGCATGAAGCGCTGCTCGCCGTCATAGCGCTGGGTCAAGTAGACAAGAATGGCGTTGGAATCACTCAGGAAGACGCCATTGTCCTCAATGGCCGGCACCTGCCCGAACGGACTGATCTTGAGAAACTCGGGCGCCTTGTGCGCGCCGTTGGCCATATCGAGATCCACCGTCTCATAGGGAATGCCCAGCAGCGCCAGCATCAGCTCGACGCGGTGACAGTGGCCGGACTTGGGATTGCGGAACAGACGGATGGGCGCTGACGCGGCAGCAAGGCGTGAGTTCATGATTCACCTGACAATGTGAGGAAAGAGCAAAGAGGAAAGAGCCGAGAGCGGCAAAGCGCAGTGCGCTGCAGGAAACGTGACTGGCGATGACGACTCAGAAGCCGAAATCGCTCAACCCGGGGTGGTCATCCGGTCGGCGCCCCAATGGCCAATGGAACTTGCGCTCGCTCTGCGCGATGGGGTGCTCATTGATGCTGGCGTGGCGATGGGTCATCAGGCCCTGCTCATCGAACTGCCAGTTCTCATTGCCGTAGGCGCGAAACCACTGCCCGCTGTCATTGCGATATTCATAGGCGTAACGCACGGCGATCCGATTCCCTGCGCTAGCCCACAGCTCCTTGATCAGGCGATAGTCGAGCTCGCTTGCCCACTTGCGGTTCAGGAAGGCCACCACCTCATCACGGTCGGTCACGAATTCGGCACGATTGCGCCAACGGGTGTCCGGCGAATACGCCAGCGCTACCTTCTCGGGGTCACGGCTGTTCCAGCCATCTTCGGCAAGACGCACCTTGTATGCCGCAGTGTCTGGCGTGAACGGTGGCAAGGGATGGCGGGGGAGATTGGCTGACATGAAAGAGGCTCCAGCGGTTGGGGTGATCAAACACATCCCCACACTACTCTCCTCACCTGGCTGCTAGAATCCTCAGCAAACACAATTCATTATTCCAACTCATGACAATAATCGCCGTGAACAGGAGCCAGCGATGGACCGACTGCAGACACTGGAGGTCTTCGTGGCCGTGGCGGATGCCGAAAGCTTCGCGGCAGGCAGCCGCGTGCTGGGCATGAGCGCTCCCTCGGTGACACGCGGCATCAATGCCCTGGAAGCCCGCCTGGGTGCCCGCCTGTTCACGCGTACCACACGTCGCGTACGCCTGACCGAGATCGGTGAGCGATATCTGGCGGATGCACGGCGCATCCTGGCGGAGCTTCAGGCAGCGGAGGATGGTGTCAGCGGCGCCGCGACACGCCCTACCGGCGTATTGCGCATCACCTGCCCCACCGAGTTCGGTCGCATTCACGTGATGCCGCTGCTGATGGAGTATCTGGAGCACTATCCCGAAATGCGTGCCGAGGTGGTGATGGTGGACCGCGTGGTCAACATGATCGAGGAAGGCTTCGATATCGCCGTGCGCATCGGTTCCCTGCCGTCCTCGGGGCTTACGGCGCTGAGAGTCGGCAGCGTGCGGCGCGTGGTGTGTGGCTCACCGACCTATTTCGCCCGCGAAGGCATGCCTGCCTCACTGGAAGCGCTGGCCACACAGCGCGTCATCGCTTCAAGCACGCTGAGCAACGGCAGGGAGTGGCGTTTCGGCCGTGAAGGAGAACACTCCGTACGCGTAAGCCCACGGCTAACGATGAGCAGCATTGCTGCCTGCATCGAGGCGGCACGCAGTGGCTGGGGCATCACCCGCGTGCTCTCGTATCAGGTCGGCGAAGATCTTGCGGCGGGTCGCCTGCAGGCCGTACTGGAGGCGCTCGAACCACCGCCGCTGCCGATCCACCTGTTGCACAGCGAGGGTCGTGGCGCGGTGGCCAAGGTCCGCACCTTCCTGGACTTTGCCGCCGAACGCCTGCGCGCCGACCCGGTGCTGAATCCCGCACCGTCAGCGTGATTGACCGACTGAGCCTACCTCCGGCGCGTTGAAGGCCGTCATGTTCTCGCGCAGCAAACCAAGCAGACGATCGGCACCGACGCTCAGTTGCCGGCCCAGTCGGCTGATCAGTTGCACATGCGGCGTGATGAAAGGCGCTTCCTGAAGCGACAGCCGACACAGCCGTCCGGCATCGACCTCCTCGGCCACCACGAAATCCGGCAGCAGGGTCACGCCGCCCTGCAGCGCGAACTGCTTGAGCATCGCCAGCGCGTTGCAGGTGAGCGTCGGGCTCAGTATCACCCCGGCCTGATGCTCCGCCTGGGCGACAATCTGACGGATGCCGAACGACACTTCCGGCAGCGCCAGGGCATGGCCCTCGAGCGCCGCCAGTGTCAGTGGCTCGCGCGCACCCTCGGCCTCACGCGCCAGTGGATGCGCAGGATTGACTACCGCACACACCGGTTGCGGTCGCGAGACATGCGTGCGGATCTTGGGGTCGCGAGGCGGATGGAACACCAGTCCCAGATGCGCCTCGTCCTCGACGACCTGACGGATCACTTCATTGGTCCCGCACAGATTCACCTTGAGTTCGATGCCCGGATAGCGCGCAGAGAAACGGCTCAAGGGCCCCCCCAGCCCCTCGATGAAGCCCTCCCCGATCGCCAGTATCAGCGAGCCGCTCTGCAGGCCCTTCAATGACTGCAATGACTCCAGCAATACCTCCTGTTGCGCCAGTCGCTGCCGGTAGTATTCGAGCACCCGCTCCCCGGCTTCCGTCGGCTTGACCCCACGGCGATGGCGCTCAAGCAAAGGCATGCCCAGCTCATGCTCCAGCTGGGTGATCTGTCGACTGACCGCAGACGGCGCCACATTCAGATAATCCGCCGCCGCTCTCACGCTGCCCAGTCTGGCCGCCTCATGGAAATGACGGATACGTCGTTCCTGCACCAGGCTCATCACGCCCCCAGCATTGCTTTGAAAGCAACATTAAAGTGAATTCGGGATTATTGCTGGAACACAGAAGCGCTGTCCATACTCGGGTCATTGGCTGGCAACCGCCATCGGCTCAAGCGCGATGACACATGCATGGCGAACATTGAGCGACCACTAGAGGCGCAGGCGATGGACACTCTCTGGCAGCAACTACGCGAGCAGGCGCTGACACTCAGCGAGCGCAACCCGATTCTCAAGGCCCATCTCGAGCAGCGTGTCTTGCGTCACGCCTCCTTCCCCGAGGCACTGGCCAGCCATCTCGCCCTGCAACTGCAGCCGCAGCCGGTGAGGTCGACTTGTCACGATGGTTCACGACACTCATCGAGGCGACACCCGGCATCTGCGCAGGCGCGGCTGCCGACATCACCCGCGTCGTTACCCTCAATCCTGCCTGCCCGAACCACCTGTCAGCCTTTCTCACCTTTCGTGGTATCCAGGCCGTGCAGGCCCATCGCATCGCGCACAGCCTGTAGTCACATGGCGACGCCACCAGTGCGGTGCTGCTGCAGAACTGGGCCGCCAATTGCTGGGCGATCGATATCCATCCGGCAGCCCGCCTGGGCAAGGGACTTTTCGTCGATCATGGCATCGGGCTGGTGATCGGCGAGACCGCCATCGTCGAGGATGAGGTCAGTCTGTGGCATGGCGTCACACTGGGCAGCACGCTCGGCGAGGCGGGAGTGCGCCATCCTCACGTTCGCCGTGGGGCGCTGGTCTGCGCCGGAGCCACCGTACTGGGCAATATCGAGGTCGGCGAGAACGCCATCGTGGCCGCCAATGCCGTGGTGCTGAAGCCTGTCACCGCCGGCAGCGTCGTGGCGGGTACACCGGCTCGAGTCGTCGGACAGGCACCCAACTCGCTCGCCACGTTCTGCCATTCACCAGACATAACCCAGCCTGAAGCCCGCCAATGACACCAATCTCACTCAAGGAGTGATCGTCATGAGTCTTCCACGTCAGTCACCGCAAGGCATCGACCACCCGCTGGTCACCGTACGTGATCACGCAGAGGCATTGGCGCTATATCGCAGGATGGGCTTCGCACCCTCGCCCGTCAGCTATCACCCCTGGGGCAGTGTCACCTCGTTGATGATGTTCCGAGACAACTTCATCGAGGTGATCGGCATCGACGATGCCAGCAAGTTCGGCACCAATTCCAGCGTGACCTGTGACGGTGAGCGCTTCTGCTTTGGCCGCCAGCTGGGCGAGTTTCTGACGCGTGGCGAGGAAGGCGTGTCACTGGTCGCACTGCATAGCCGTGACGCGGACGCCGACCATCAACGCCTGACGGCTGCAGGCTTGCCAAGCCAGGGACGCATCGATTTTCGGCGCAAGATGACGCTGCCGGATGGCCGCGATGATGAAGCGGTCGTCTCGCTGGCACTCTTCATCGACCCGACACTGCCGGATGCCTCCAACTTCCTCTGCCATCAGCATCGTCCCGAGCTCATCTGGGTCAAGGGCTGGCAGCAGCATCCCAATGAGGTCGATGGCATCACGGCGATCACCTATCTCGCCGAGCCAGGTGATCTGAAGACACCGCATCCGCTGGAAACACGCTGGCGAGCGATCTATGGCGATGCGGTGGCCTGGCGCGATGGCGTACTGGAAGCCGACAACGGCTGCGGCATGTTGCGCGCCGTGGATGCCGCCCAGGCAGCGCGAGAGTTCCCGCAGATGGCACTGCCCGCCAGCACGCAAGACCCGACCTCACGACCGCATGCCATCGCGATTCGTCTCAACACGCGCAACCCGCAAGCACTGCGCGAGCTTCTGACACGCAATGCGGTACCCCATCACCAGATTGATGAGCGGACCGTGGTCGATGCCCGCGCAGCCGGCAACGTGTTGCTCGAATTCGTCGGCGCCGAATGACGCCTCCTGCTTGCCACATCAGTTGGCGATTCCCCGCCGGCTGCCCCTTTTCACAACAATCGCATGACGATTCCAACCACGACAGGAACCACACAATGACAACAACCGTCGGTGTCATCGGCCTGGGCAACATGGGTGGCGGCATGGCCGCCACACTTGCTCGCCATGACTTCCCCGTCTTCGGGTTCGATCTCTCACAGGCTGCGCGTGACAAGGCCGCTGCGGCAGGCGTCACACCGGTCAGTTCACTGGCAGAGCTGCTGGACAGGATCGACGTCGTGATCCTCTCGCTGCCCAAGGCAGAGCAGGTAGAGCAGCTATGTCTGGGCAAGGAAGGCGCTCAGGAAACCGAACAGGACGCCATCAGTCTGCTGGCCCTGGGCAAGTCCGGCCTGATCGTGATCGACACCACCACCTCGACTCCCGAGACCAGCCGCAAGGTGGCGGCAGCGCTGGCGACTCGTGGTATCGACTTCATCGATGCACCGGTGTCCGGCGGCCCCAAGGGCGCGGCGAGTGGCAGCATGTCGATGGTGATCGGCGCCGAGGAGGAAGTGCTGGCCCGCGCCATGCCGGTACTGGAAGCCATAAGCGGCAGCCGCGTACACGTTGGCAGCTGTGGGGCGGGCAACGTCGCCAAGATCGCCAACAACATGCTCGCGGCCTGTCATCTGATCAGCACGGCGGAGGCCGTCTCCATGGCCGCCAAGGCAGGCGTATCGCCGGAGAAATTGCTGGAAGGCGTGAATGCGGGTTCGGGTCGCAGCGGCGCGAGTCAGGTGATGTTCCCCAGCTGGGTGATCAACAAGGCCTACGATTCCGGCTTCACCATGGGCCTGATGCGCAAGGATGTCGGGCTGGCCAGTGATCTGACGGCAGAACTGGGGCTGGCGCTTCCGCTCTCCAGTACCGTCGCGCAGCTCTGGGATGAGAGCCGCGCGACGCTGGATGACAGCGAAGACTTCTGCGCCATCGTGCAATGCACTGACCCGACCCTCTTTGGCCACGGAGAATAAGCCATGCTGACCCAGGACATGACCCCGGCATCCTCGACGTCTCAGCGTATCGCCGAATTGATGCAGAATTTTCATGACAGTGGCCAACCTCATGATGACAACTTTGTCATCAGCAGCCTGATCGGCGGCGAGTTCATCACCGGCACGGGTGAGCCCATCGAGGTGCGCAACGCGCATGATGACAGCCTGATGCTGTCCTTCCCGGATGCCGATGCGTCTCAGGTCGC
It includes:
- a CDS encoding VOC family protein — its product is MSLPRQSPQGIDHPLVTVRDHAEALALYRRMGFAPSPVSYHPWGSVTSLMMFRDNFIEVIGIDDASKFGTNSSVTCDGERFCFGRQLGEFLTRGEEGVSLVALHSRDADADHQRLTAAGLPSQGRIDFRRKMTLPDGRDDEAVVSLALFIDPTLPDASNFLCHQHRPELIWVKGWQQHPNEVDGITAITYLAEPGDLKTPHPLETRWRAIYGDAVAWRDGVLEADNGCGMLRAVDAAQAAREFPQMALPASTQDPTSRPHAIAIRLNTRNPQALRELLTRNAVPHHQIDERTVVDARAAGNVLLEFVGAE
- a CDS encoding LysR family transcriptional regulator, giving the protein MSLVQERRIRHFHEAARLGSVRAAADYLNVAPSAVSRQITQLEHELGMPLLERHRRGVKPTEAGERVLEYYRQRLAQQEVLLESLQSLKGLQSGSLILAIGEGFIEGLGGPLSRFSARYPGIELKVNLCGTNEVIRQVVEDEAHLGLVFHPPRDPKIRTHVSRPQPVCAVVNPAHPLAREAEGAREPLTLAALEGHALALPEVSFGIRQIVAQAEHQAGVILSPTLTCNALAMLKQFALQGGVTLLPDFVVAEEVDAGRLCRLSLQEAPFITPHVQLISRLGRQLSVGADRLLGLLRENMTAFNAPEVGSVGQSR
- a CDS encoding NAD(P)-dependent oxidoreductase produces the protein MTPPACHISWRFPAGCPFSQQSHDDSNHDRNHTMTTTVGVIGLGNMGGGMAATLARHDFPVFGFDLSQAARDKAAAAGVTPVSSLAELLDRIDVVILSLPKAEQVEQLCLGKEGAQETEQDAISLLALGKSGLIVIDTTTSTPETSRKVAAALATRGIDFIDAPVSGGPKGAASGSMSMVIGAEEEVLARAMPVLEAISGSRVHVGSCGAGNVAKIANNMLAACHLISTAEAVSMAAKAGVSPEKLLEGVNAGSGRSGASQVMFPSWVINKAYDSGFTMGLMRKDVGLASDLTAELGLALPLSSTVAQLWDESRATLDDSEDFCAIVQCTDPTLFGHGE
- a CDS encoding LysR substrate-binding domain-containing protein → MDRLQTLEVFVAVADAESFAAGSRVLGMSAPSVTRGINALEARLGARLFTRTTRRVRLTEIGERYLADARRILAELQAAEDGVSGAATRPTGVLRITCPTEFGRIHVMPLLMEYLEHYPEMRAEVVMVDRVVNMIEEGFDIAVRIGSLPSSGLTALRVGSVRRVVCGSPTYFAREGMPASLEALATQRVIASSTLSNGREWRFGREGEHSVRVSPRLTMSSIAACIEAARSGWGITRVLSYQVGEDLAAGRLQAVLEALEPPPLPIHLLHSEGRGAVAKVRTFLDFAAERLRADPVLNPAPSA
- a CDS encoding serine O-acetyltransferase — translated: MLLQNWAANCWAIDIHPAARLGKGLFVDHGIGLVIGETAIVEDEVSLWHGVTLGSTLGEAGVRHPHVRRGALVCAGATVLGNIEVGENAIVAANAVVLKPVTAGSVVAGTPARVVGQAPNSLATFCHSPDITQPEARQ